A section of the Metabacillus endolithicus genome encodes:
- a CDS encoding alpha/beta hydrolase: MKTELYPVVKGADSLYFSGNKTGILLCHGFNGTPQSMEYIGKQLAKLGYTVSIPRLKGHGTNVEDMKNCIYNEWVSDLQLAFDELKKDCDHVFAVGQSMGGALTIQLAANTNVNGIFLINAAVTDVAYKQYRDETKPKMIEEGEPDIKKPAVHEITYESVPLEAVHQLLYLMDDTKNKIKNITTPTIIFKSSVDHVVPPANSDFIYQQISSAEKKIIELKNSYHVASMDYDAQLIVDNINQHIQSLNAGISITELVNS, translated from the coding sequence ATGAAAACAGAATTATATCCAGTTGTAAAGGGTGCCGATAGCTTGTATTTCTCTGGTAATAAAACAGGAATTTTATTATGTCACGGATTTAACGGCACACCACAAAGTATGGAGTATATAGGGAAGCAACTTGCTAAGCTAGGATACACTGTGTCAATTCCTCGTCTAAAAGGTCATGGAACTAATGTTGAAGATATGAAAAATTGCATTTATAACGAATGGGTTTCAGATTTACAATTAGCTTTTGATGAGTTAAAAAAGGACTGTGACCATGTTTTTGCAGTCGGACAATCCATGGGCGGTGCCCTAACAATTCAACTTGCTGCTAATACAAACGTGAATGGAATCTTCTTAATTAATGCGGCTGTTACAGATGTTGCTTACAAACAATACCGTGATGAAACAAAGCCAAAAATGATTGAAGAAGGGGAACCAGACATAAAAAAGCCTGCTGTACATGAAATAACGTATGAGTCTGTTCCATTAGAGGCTGTGCATCAATTGTTATACTTAATGGATGATACAAAAAATAAAATAAAGAATATCACAACCCCTACTATTATTTTTAAATCATCAGTTGATCATGTTGTTCCACCAGCAAACTCTGATTTTATTTATCAACAAATTTCTTCAGCTGAAAAGAAGATAATAGAATTAAAAAACTCTTATCATGTTGCATCAATGGACTATGATGCACAGCTTATTGTGGATAACATAAATCAGCATATTCAGAGTTTAAATGCTGGTATATCAATAACGGAACTGGTAAATAGCTAA
- a CDS encoding DMT family transporter codes for MRAILLGVCSSFFFAFTFVLNRSMELSGGSWLWSSSLRYFFMLPFLLLFVMWRKKWQPLLIEMKKNPLKWLLWGTVGFGLFYAPICFAGAYGPGWLIAATWQITILSGSLLAPLFYEKVQTVNGSVKVRGKIPLRGLSMSLIIIFGVALMQFEHASQLSIMPVLFTIIPVLIASFAYPLGNRKMMAICEGRLDVFQRVLGMTIGSLPLWIIFAIIAIFTSGLPSKTQTIQSFWVAMCSGLIATLLFFQATSLVQHNMAQLAAVEATQSIQVLFVLIGEIIFLASPLPTGMSLLGMAFVMIGMVLHSYISRSNRPAQTIKPDPSRQLS; via the coding sequence ATGCGGGCAATCTTATTAGGAGTTTGTTCTTCTTTCTTTTTTGCTTTTACGTTTGTGTTAAATCGTTCCATGGAGCTTTCCGGAGGGAGCTGGTTATGGAGTTCATCTTTACGTTATTTTTTTATGCTTCCTTTTTTACTTCTTTTCGTTATGTGGAGAAAAAAATGGCAGCCTCTTCTTATAGAGATGAAAAAAAATCCACTAAAGTGGCTTTTATGGGGAACAGTAGGATTTGGGTTATTTTATGCACCTATTTGCTTTGCAGGCGCTTATGGACCAGGGTGGCTAATTGCAGCCACATGGCAAATAACAATCCTCTCAGGTTCTCTACTTGCACCACTTTTTTATGAAAAAGTCCAAACAGTCAATGGATCTGTAAAGGTTAGAGGAAAGATTCCGTTAAGGGGCTTAAGCATGTCTCTTATCATTATCTTTGGGGTAGCATTGATGCAGTTTGAGCATGCAAGTCAGTTATCAATCATGCCTGTATTATTCACGATCATTCCAGTTCTCATTGCATCCTTTGCTTATCCGCTAGGAAATCGGAAAATGATGGCGATTTGTGAGGGCAGGTTGGATGTATTTCAAAGGGTATTGGGGATGACAATTGGAAGCTTACCACTTTGGATTATTTTTGCTATTATTGCTATCTTTACATCAGGCCTTCCAAGTAAAACGCAGACAATCCAATCATTTTGGGTTGCGATGTGTTCGGGCTTAATTGCTACTCTACTTTTCTTCCAAGCAACAAGTTTAGTTCAACACAATATGGCTCAACTAGCAGCTGTAGAGGCAACTCAGTCGATTCAGGTACTTTTTGTACTAATTGGAGAGATTATTTTTCTTGCTTCACCTCTTCCTACAGGTATGTCTTTATTAGGAATGGCCTTTGTTATGATCGGCATGGTGTTGCATAGTTACATATCAAGAAGCAACCGCCCTGCTCAAACAATTAAACCAGACCCATCTAGGCAGCTTTCATAG
- a CDS encoding YfiT family bacillithiol transferase: MRKSLQYPIGEFKEPKQVSLKEIEGWIEDIENTPKQLKLALEGLSEPLLDTSYRPGGWTVRQVVHHLADSHMNSYIRFKLALTEDRPTIKAYDEKTWAALPDTELPLSISINLLESLHQRWAYLLKSMSMSDFEKTFFHPETNKEISLSTNVALYSWHGKHHIEHIKLVRVH; encoded by the coding sequence ATGAGGAAAAGCCTTCAATATCCTATTGGCGAATTTAAGGAGCCAAAGCAAGTTTCTCTGAAAGAGATCGAAGGATGGATAGAAGATATAGAGAACACCCCTAAACAATTGAAGTTAGCTCTTGAAGGTCTTTCAGAACCATTGCTAGACACTTCTTATCGTCCAGGTGGATGGACGGTTAGACAAGTGGTCCATCATCTAGCAGACAGTCATATGAATAGCTATATTCGCTTTAAACTGGCCCTAACTGAAGATCGCCCGACTATTAAAGCATATGATGAAAAAACATGGGCAGCTTTACCTGATACTGAATTACCATTATCAATCTCTATTAATCTCCTGGAATCTTTACATCAGCGATGGGCATATTTATTAAAATCAATGTCTATGTCTGACTTTGAAAAAACATTCTTTCATCCTGAAACAAATAAGGAAATCTCCTTGTCTACTAATGTTGCACTATACTCGTGGCATGGAAAGCATCATATAGAACATATAAAATTAGTAAGAGTCCACTAA
- a CDS encoding LysE family transporter: MNFLFSYVFLGVSLAAPIGPVNAGQIDRGIKGGFLHAWLFGLGATTADVVYMVLVYLGFVNFLQIPTVKMFLWFFGFFVLVYTGIESLMAAKKHTFTTSRVNLHYSKSYFSGFFMSLLNPLSILFWIGIYGAILANTTIGSGGTQLLICSAAILSGVLLWDLTMAMFASVLRRYLTTTLLAVISTISGISLILFGLYFGYQGFLLLL, translated from the coding sequence TTGAATTTCTTATTCAGCTACGTATTTCTAGGGGTTTCACTAGCAGCACCCATAGGTCCTGTAAACGCGGGTCAAATTGACCGGGGCATAAAAGGAGGATTCCTTCATGCCTGGCTGTTTGGTTTAGGGGCAACAACTGCTGATGTTGTATATATGGTGTTGGTATATTTAGGGTTTGTAAACTTTTTGCAAATCCCGACAGTGAAAATGTTTCTATGGTTTTTTGGCTTCTTTGTTTTAGTGTATACGGGTATTGAGAGTTTAATGGCGGCAAAAAAACATACGTTCACAACTAGTAGAGTAAACCTCCACTATTCTAAATCCTATTTTTCAGGCTTTTTTATGTCTTTACTTAACCCTTTAAGTATTTTATTTTGGATAGGAATTTATGGGGCAATCCTCGCTAATACCACAATTGGAAGTGGTGGAACACAGCTTCTTATTTGTAGTGCGGCTATCCTTTCGGGAGTTTTACTGTGGGATTTAACGATGGCGATGTTTGCAAGTGTATTAAGAAGATATTTAACAACAACCCTTCTTGCTGTTATATCTACCATTTCAGGTATTTCTTTAATTTTATTTGGCTTATACTTTGGCTATCAAGGCTTCCTATTGCTTCTTTAA
- a CDS encoding class I SAM-dependent methyltransferase has product MINSFKKQFSVPKGILGRVAGTIMAIENKKLNKWTLSQLRIDNSDCILEVGYGSGKCIEYMLKANKLIKIDGLDVSKTMKVSGGTKTG; this is encoded by the coding sequence ATGATTAATTCGTTTAAAAAACAATTTAGCGTTCCTAAGGGCATACTTGGAAGAGTTGCCGGAACCATTATGGCTATTGAAAATAAGAAGCTAAACAAATGGACTCTTTCTCAATTACGAATAGATAACAGTGATTGTATTCTAGAGGTTGGTTATGGATCAGGAAAGTGTATAGAGTATATGTTAAAAGCCAATAAACTGATCAAAATTGACGGTCTTGATGTATCGAAAACAATGAAAGTTTCAGGCGGAACAAAGACTGGATAA
- a CDS encoding divergent PAP2 family protein: MNRGIWTALSAIGIAQGLKIFTHKKENNVWDWRPIFQTGGMPSSHSAGVSALATYVATKKGFNSTDTALAVIFGIIVMYDAQGIRRHTGEIAKIVNDIDADIEVLSGHMPGLFHVKQEKELNELLGHQPAEVAGGALLGILIGLVSSMMEK, from the coding sequence ATGAATCGAGGAATCTGGACAGCTTTATCTGCCATTGGAATCGCACAAGGGCTTAAAATTTTTACACATAAAAAGGAAAACAATGTTTGGGACTGGCGTCCGATTTTTCAAACAGGTGGCATGCCAAGTTCTCACTCAGCCGGTGTATCTGCTTTGGCAACTTATGTTGCAACGAAAAAGGGCTTTAATTCCACTGATACTGCATTAGCTGTTATTTTTGGAATTATTGTTATGTATGACGCACAAGGCATCCGTCGTCATACAGGTGAAATCGCAAAGATTGTAAATGATATTGATGCAGACATTGAGGTATTATCCGGACATATGCCGGGTTTATTTCATGTAAAGCAGGAAAAAGAATTAAATGAGCTGCTAGGACATCAACCTGCTGAAGTTGCTGGGGGAGCTCTTTTAGGTATACTAATTGGTTTGGTTAGCAGCATGATGGAAAAATGA
- a CDS encoding TIGR00730 family Rossman fold protein yields the protein MKRICVFCGSSPGASDLYSEDAAKLGAQLAKEGITLVYGGSKVGIMGVVANAALQAGGEVIGVIPKMLMERELAHPGLSELIIVHSMHERKAKMEELSDGFVVLPGGPGTMEEFFEVYTWAQLGEHRKPIGMMNSNHYYDKLLAFFDHMIQEQFLKPEYRSMVIVDSDPEQLIQKFRSYEPPLLTKWITPQQT from the coding sequence ATGAAAAGAATTTGTGTTTTTTGCGGATCTAGTCCAGGCGCTTCAGATTTATATTCAGAGGATGCAGCAAAACTTGGTGCTCAATTAGCTAAAGAAGGAATTACGCTTGTATACGGTGGATCTAAAGTAGGTATTATGGGTGTTGTAGCGAATGCAGCTCTGCAAGCGGGCGGAGAAGTGATTGGCGTTATACCTAAAATGCTAATGGAACGGGAACTTGCCCACCCTGGCCTTTCTGAGCTTATTATTGTTCATTCCATGCATGAGCGTAAGGCAAAAATGGAAGAGCTATCAGATGGGTTTGTTGTTTTACCAGGTGGACCTGGGACAATGGAGGAATTTTTTGAAGTTTATACTTGGGCTCAATTAGGAGAACATAGAAAGCCAATTGGCATGATGAACAGTAACCATTATTATGATAAACTTCTTGCTTTCTTTGACCATATGATTCAAGAACAATTTTTAAAGCCTGAATATCGATCAATGGTTATTGTAGATTCTGATCCCGAGCAGCTAATTCAGAAATTTCGTTCTTATGAACCTCCACTTTTAACAAAATGGATTACTCCACAACAAACATAG
- a CDS encoding D-alanine--D-alanine ligase, producing MKMKLGLIYGGKSAEHNVSLQTALAVINALDMSKFDIHPIYIKENGEWVRGKALDAPVKEVSTLRLQENGDSISPVTLNTELFPAKVEEQEKIDVIFPLLHGPNGEDGTVQGLLELLNIPYVGNGVLASAAGMDKVVMKNLFAQAGLAQAKYVSFIKSDYEQSPAAKFEEIEAELGYPCFVKPANLGSSVGINKCKDRESLEAAIKEAFEFDRKVIIEESIVGREIEIAVIGNDHPECSVVGEIAPKVEFYDYKAKYEDGETDLIIPGNVTEEEYEKIKEMAITSFKAIDGSGLVRADFFLTEDGKALINEVNTMPGFTPYSMFPLMWKHSGLEYPQLIEKLVDLALERYEQKQQIKHSF from the coding sequence ATGAAAATGAAGTTAGGCTTAATTTATGGTGGGAAATCTGCAGAGCACAATGTTTCTTTGCAAACAGCCCTAGCCGTTATCAATGCACTGGATATGAGTAAATTTGACATACATCCTATATACATTAAAGAAAATGGAGAATGGGTAAGAGGAAAGGCATTAGATGCTCCTGTAAAAGAAGTCAGTACATTAAGATTGCAGGAGAACGGAGATTCTATTTCCCCCGTTACATTAAATACTGAGTTATTTCCTGCAAAGGTTGAAGAACAGGAAAAAATTGATGTGATCTTTCCGTTGCTACATGGACCAAATGGTGAAGATGGAACGGTTCAAGGATTACTTGAATTATTGAATATCCCGTACGTAGGGAATGGAGTATTAGCTTCAGCTGCTGGTATGGATAAAGTTGTCATGAAGAATTTATTTGCACAAGCTGGCTTAGCTCAAGCAAAATATGTATCTTTTATAAAAAGTGATTATGAGCAATCCCCAGCTGCCAAATTTGAGGAAATCGAAGCTGAATTGGGTTATCCATGCTTTGTAAAGCCAGCAAATTTAGGATCAAGTGTTGGTATTAACAAGTGTAAAGATAGAGAAAGCTTAGAGGCGGCTATTAAGGAAGCATTTGAGTTCGATCGTAAGGTGATTATTGAAGAATCAATTGTTGGAAGAGAGATTGAAATTGCCGTTATTGGTAATGATCATCCGGAATGCTCAGTAGTTGGTGAAATTGCTCCTAAAGTGGAATTCTATGATTATAAAGCTAAGTATGAAGATGGAGAAACAGATTTAATTATTCCAGGTAACGTAACGGAAGAGGAATATGAGAAGATTAAAGAGATGGCCATCACATCCTTTAAGGCAATAGACGGATCAGGTCTAGTTCGTGCAGACTTTTTCTTAACAGAAGACGGCAAAGCTCTTATTAATGAGGTTAATACAATGCCTGGTTTCACTCCATATAGTATGTTCCCACTAATGTGGAAGCATTCAGGCCTTGAATATCCTCAACTAATAGAAAAACTTGTTGACCTTGCATTGGAGCGCTATGAACAAAAGCAACAAATTAAACATTCTTTTTAA
- a CDS encoding UDP-N-acetylmuramoyl-tripeptide--D-alanyl-D-alanine ligase, whose translation MITRTLLDVQNMVNGEGLEEKYQHVEISGVTTDSRNVENDNLFFPLVGDVFNGHEFVDKAISNGAKAVIWQKSEKNPPKEVPIILVEDTLVALQALATAYINELPNLKIIGITGSNGKTTTKDMVAAILETTYKVHKTQGNFNNHIGLPLTVLSMSEDTEIAVLEMGMSGKGEIELLSEIAHPDVAVITNIGEAHLMDLGSREGIAEAKLEITKGLKKDGLFIFHGDEPLLQERVPGLSLKTTTFGEASSNDYYPAKIIQEPTGTLFEVNKEEYFIPVLGKHNVWNALAAYAVADYYGVEKDAIKKGFSSMKLTGMRLELIQAKNGASIINDAYNASPTSMLAAIDLIENLKDFDQKIVVLGDMLELGDDEVEYHQQVGREIKQNNISHIFTYGKLGKEIAKGAKENQSVDTVHHYDQKDELIKHLQSIVKEKDIVLVKASRGMKLEEVVNSIV comes from the coding sequence ATGATTACAAGAACACTACTTGATGTACAAAACATGGTGAATGGAGAAGGATTAGAAGAAAAATATCAACACGTTGAAATTTCAGGCGTAACAACTGATTCACGTAATGTTGAAAATGATAATTTATTTTTTCCACTTGTTGGTGACGTATTCAATGGGCATGAGTTCGTTGACAAAGCAATAAGTAACGGAGCAAAAGCAGTTATTTGGCAGAAATCCGAAAAAAACCCTCCAAAAGAAGTGCCAATCATTTTAGTTGAAGATACTTTAGTGGCGCTTCAAGCTCTTGCAACAGCATATATTAATGAATTACCTAACCTGAAAATTATCGGTATTACAGGTAGTAACGGTAAAACAACAACAAAGGATATGGTTGCAGCCATTTTAGAAACAACATATAAAGTACATAAAACACAAGGGAATTTTAATAATCATATAGGTTTACCATTAACCGTTTTAAGTATGAGTGAGGATACAGAAATAGCGGTTTTAGAGATGGGGATGAGTGGTAAAGGAGAAATTGAACTATTATCTGAAATTGCGCATCCGGATGTTGCGGTCATTACAAATATCGGTGAAGCACATTTAATGGATTTAGGATCTAGAGAAGGAATTGCAGAGGCTAAGCTTGAGATTACAAAAGGCTTAAAAAAAGACGGATTATTTATTTTTCACGGCGATGAACCACTTTTACAAGAGAGAGTGCCAGGACTGTCTTTAAAAACAACTACTTTTGGAGAAGCAAGTTCTAATGATTATTACCCTGCAAAGATTATTCAAGAACCAACAGGAACATTATTTGAAGTGAACAAAGAGGAATACTTTATTCCTGTACTTGGAAAACATAATGTGTGGAATGCTTTAGCAGCCTATGCAGTTGCGGATTATTATGGCGTTGAAAAGGATGCCATAAAAAAGGGATTTTCGTCCATGAAGTTAACAGGGATGCGTTTAGAGTTAATTCAAGCTAAAAATGGAGCATCAATTATTAATGATGCTTATAATGCAAGTCCTACTTCAATGTTAGCAGCAATTGACCTTATTGAGAATTTAAAAGACTTTGATCAAAAGATTGTCGTTTTAGGTGATATGCTTGAATTAGGTGATGATGAAGTAGAATATCACCAACAAGTAGGAAGAGAAATAAAACAAAATAATATTTCCCACATCTTCACTTATGGAAAACTTGGGAAAGAAATTGCAAAAGGTGCAAAAGAAAATCAATCGGTTGATACAGTTCATCATTATGATCAAAAGGATGAATTAATTAAGCATCTACAGTCTATCGTGAAAGAAAAGGATATTGTTCTTGTAAAAGCCTCAAGAGGAATGAAGCTGGAAGAAGTCGTAAATTCAATTGTATAA
- a CDS encoding alpha/beta hydrolase, with protein sequence MKGCLFIHGFTGAPYEVEPLASYIKKQTDWIVKVPTLPGHGVTLSLKGHTYKEWISHAEQELLLLMKEVDEVYVIGFSMGGVIASYLAAKYEVKKLVLLSAAVYYVNPKQLAMDIKNMIKDLFGGKINNNELFNRYKKKIVETPISSTIEFRKLVKEIKPYIQKLNMPVLIVQGECDGIVPVKSAFYLYNTIPSKQKELHLLPCSKHHVCHGDDYEDLKEYVERFLENQHEESAIYS encoded by the coding sequence TTGAAAGGATGTCTCTTTATTCATGGTTTCACCGGAGCACCTTATGAGGTGGAACCACTTGCCAGCTATATAAAAAAGCAAACTGATTGGATTGTAAAAGTTCCCACTCTGCCTGGACATGGAGTAACTCTTTCATTAAAAGGGCATACATATAAAGAATGGATTTCTCATGCTGAACAAGAACTTCTTTTATTAATGAAAGAGGTTGATGAGGTCTATGTTATTGGTTTTTCAATGGGAGGAGTTATTGCTTCGTATTTAGCTGCTAAATACGAAGTGAAAAAGTTGGTCCTATTAAGTGCTGCTGTTTATTATGTGAATCCTAAACAATTGGCAATGGATATAAAAAATATGATAAAAGATTTATTTGGTGGGAAAATTAATAATAATGAACTATTTAACCGGTATAAGAAAAAGATAGTTGAAACACCTATATCATCAACTATTGAATTTAGAAAGTTAGTGAAAGAAATAAAGCCTTACATTCAGAAATTAAACATGCCAGTACTAATTGTTCAAGGTGAATGTGATGGAATAGTTCCGGTTAAAAGTGCCTTTTATTTGTACAACACCATTCCCTCTAAACAAAAAGAATTACACTTACTCCCATGCTCTAAACATCATGTTTGTCATGGTGATGATTACGAAGATTTGAAGGAATATGTTGAACGCTTTTTAGAAAATCAACATGAAGAAAGTGCTATTTATAGTTAG
- a CDS encoding DEAD/DEAH box helicase — MTLTFQDLGLSTSLMESISKMGFEEPSPIQAQTIPLGLQKKDVIGQAQTGTGKTAAFGIPLIEKIDVKNNNIQAVVVAPTRELAIQVSEELYKIGYHKRSRVLPIYGGQDINRQIRSLKKNPHIIVGTPGRLLDHINRKTLRLSGVHTIVLDEADEMLNMGFIEDIESILSNVPEDRQTLLFSATMPDPIRRIAEKFMKDPELVKVKAKEMTVPNITQYYLETHERKKFDVLTRLLDIQSPELAIVFGRTKRRVDELSEALTLRGYTAEGIHGDLTQAKRMSTLRKFKEGAIEVLVATDVAARGLDISGVTHVYNFDVPQDPESYVHRIGRTGRAGKTGMAMTFVTPRELDIVKNIERTTKRKMDRMKPPTVDEAIESQQQMTVEKIRSIIEGENLSFYKRTAEELLEEFDAQDVVAAAIKFMTKEPTAVEVKLTEEAPLYSRSKNKGGRSSGNRRKGDYNRGGGGGGQKNRSSYGNRDRDRDRDRGGKSGQGGNNKRRYSNSK, encoded by the coding sequence TTGACATTAACGTTTCAAGATTTAGGTTTAAGTACGTCATTGATGGAATCAATAAGTAAAATGGGATTTGAAGAACCATCACCAATTCAAGCACAAACAATCCCGTTAGGTTTGCAAAAGAAGGATGTTATTGGACAGGCGCAAACAGGTACTGGTAAAACAGCTGCATTTGGTATTCCGCTTATTGAAAAGATTGATGTGAAAAATAACAACATTCAAGCTGTTGTTGTTGCTCCAACACGTGAACTTGCTATTCAGGTATCAGAAGAACTATACAAAATTGGTTATCATAAGCGCTCTCGTGTTCTCCCAATTTATGGTGGTCAAGATATTAACAGACAAATTCGTTCATTAAAGAAAAACCCACATATTATCGTTGGAACACCTGGACGATTATTAGACCATATTAATCGTAAAACTTTACGTTTAAGCGGCGTTCATACGATAGTTTTAGATGAAGCAGATGAAATGTTAAACATGGGCTTCATTGAGGACATTGAATCCATTCTTTCTAATGTACCTGAGGATCGTCAAACATTACTTTTCTCAGCAACAATGCCGGATCCAATCCGTCGTATTGCAGAGAAATTTATGAAAGACCCTGAGCTTGTAAAAGTAAAAGCAAAAGAAATGACAGTTCCAAATATTACACAATACTACCTTGAAACACATGAAAGAAAGAAATTCGATGTTTTAACAAGATTACTTGATATTCAATCCCCTGAACTTGCGATTGTTTTCGGTCGTACAAAGCGTCGTGTTGATGAATTATCTGAAGCATTAACGTTAAGAGGTTATACAGCTGAAGGTATTCATGGTGACTTAACACAGGCTAAACGTATGTCTACTCTACGCAAATTTAAAGAAGGTGCAATTGAAGTACTAGTTGCAACAGACGTTGCAGCACGTGGACTAGATATTTCAGGTGTTACACATGTTTATAATTTCGATGTACCTCAAGATCCAGAAAGCTATGTTCACCGTATTGGACGTACAGGTCGTGCAGGTAAAACAGGTATGGCGATGACTTTCGTTACACCTAGAGAATTAGACATTGTAAAAAACATTGAGCGTACAACAAAACGCAAAATGGATCGCATGAAGCCACCAACTGTTGATGAAGCAATTGAAAGTCAACAACAAATGACAGTGGAAAAAATTCGCTCAATCATTGAAGGTGAAAACCTATCTTTCTACAAACGTACAGCAGAAGAGCTTCTTGAAGAGTTCGATGCACAAGATGTAGTAGCTGCTGCAATTAAATTTATGACAAAAGAGCCAACTGCTGTTGAGGTTAAACTAACAGAAGAAGCTCCGTTATACTCAAGATCTAAAAACAAAGGTGGCCGCTCTTCTGGCAATAGAAGAAAAGGTGACTATAATCGCGGCGGCGGCGGTGGTGGACAAAAGAATCGTTCATCATACGGTAACCGTGATCGTGACCGTGACCGTGATCGTGGTGGTAAAAGTGGTCAAGGCGGTAATAATAAACGCCGTTACTCAAACTCAAAATAA
- a CDS encoding DUF418 domain-containing protein, with protein MKESITRITLIDALRGASLFGILLANILIFQFGMWGKDEIQLYSLSNSNTVAYKFIKVFIEGSFMPIFTFLFGYSMVKMKEKLENHHLKYKRYFVRRFLMLLLLGILHSTFLWEGDILTFYGMMGFFLLLFLNRRMKTIFIWAIILLCLTPLIGYGQLEETKQEQAKMEEYVLDTIQTYSSGSYTEITDHRNNELPMDVSPGLLILILAFIPFMSAPLFLFGIYSAKIGLFTQPALEKRQYIIGMVLVPIGLILKSFNIFSPDFNWSGVLGMLGANLLSLGYIFLFAFLFHILKGKKVKNAFANVGKLSLTNYLMQTVICTTIYYGYGFGLFGHTNLFTGIFLALCIFCLQVIASTFYLKISSQGPVERVLRIVTNFSFRSTLKKKETISL; from the coding sequence ATGAAGGAGAGCATAACTAGGATCACACTTATCGACGCCTTGAGAGGAGCCAGTCTTTTTGGCATCTTACTTGCTAATATTTTAATTTTTCAATTTGGAATGTGGGGAAAAGATGAAATACAATTATATAGCCTTTCGAATTCAAATACTGTTGCTTACAAGTTTATAAAGGTATTTATAGAGGGGAGCTTTATGCCGATCTTCACCTTTTTATTTGGATATTCCATGGTGAAAATGAAGGAAAAACTTGAGAACCATCACCTTAAATACAAACGATATTTTGTAAGAAGATTTCTTATGCTCCTGTTGCTTGGTATTTTACACAGTACCTTTTTATGGGAAGGAGATATTTTAACTTTTTATGGTATGATGGGGTTTTTCTTATTACTCTTTTTAAATCGTCGAATGAAAACCATCTTTATTTGGGCAATTATTTTATTGTGCTTAACACCACTAATTGGTTATGGACAGCTAGAAGAAACAAAACAAGAACAAGCTAAAATGGAAGAGTATGTATTAGATACAATCCAAACCTATAGTTCGGGTTCATACACAGAAATTACAGATCATCGAAACAATGAATTACCAATGGATGTTTCACCAGGCTTGCTGATCCTCATTTTGGCCTTTATTCCATTTATGTCTGCACCGCTTTTTTTATTTGGTATATACAGTGCAAAAATAGGTCTCTTTACACAGCCAGCACTCGAAAAAAGGCAATATATCATTGGTATGGTTCTTGTTCCTATTGGCTTAATATTAAAAAGCTTTAACATTTTCTCACCTGACTTTAACTGGTCAGGAGTCCTCGGCATGCTAGGCGCTAACCTGCTGTCTCTTGGTTATATCTTTTTATTCGCCTTCCTTTTTCATATTTTAAAAGGAAAGAAAGTAAAGAATGCCTTTGCAAATGTTGGGAAGCTTTCTCTAACAAATTATTTAATGCAAACTGTCATTTGCACAACCATTTATTACGGATATGGCTTTGGTCTTTTCGGTCATACGAACTTGTTCACCGGCATTTTTTTGGCTCTTTGTATTTTTTGTCTACAAGTAATAGCCAGTACGTTTTATTTAAAGATATCATCGCAAGGTCCAGTTGAAAGAGTACTTCGCATTGTTACTAATTTTTCTTTTAGGTCCACACTTAAAAAGAAAGAAACGATTTCGCTTTAA